TATATTCAAGTCTCAACTCCAGGTACCTGTGAATGttatcttatttagaaatagggtctttgcagatgtaatcacgttaagtgaggtcatactgcagcagagtgggccctaatccaatgaccaGTGTCCATGTTAAAAGGAGGAGATTTGGAGCTGGAGCTGAGACACAGGGAGGCCACATGCAGACTGAGGGAGAGATTGGAGAGATGATGCTACAAGTCAAGGAACATCAAGGAGTGTTAGTAACTGGCAAAAGCtaagaagagacaaggaagaatCCTCCCCTACAGCCTTCAAAGGGAGCAAGGCAAGGCagataccttgatttcagacttctggcctccaggatagtgagagaataagtttctgttacTTTAAATCACCCAGTTTGTGGAACTTTGTTGTAGCAGCATGGGAAACTCTTACAGTGGGTCAAAATTCAAAAAACGAACAAAGTTACTATGGCCTTCCTGATTCCCCAATCTTTTGGAGAAATCCTCGTTATTATTCTTTGttggcttttcttctctcctcgAGTGTAGATAATTCTCAAGGATCAGTCCTTTGGTTTTGGCTCTTATATATATCTATTTCCTGTTGAGATTCAGTCAACAGACTTGCCTTTTTAACTGCTTTGTGGCATGATATTGCTTGGTGATTACTCAAGCATAATTCACACAGAACTGACCTTGTTGACCTACTCTTAAGTCTGGGTTCCCACCTCCTTCCACTAATTTTCATATTGTAGTTATTACTGCATTTAATAGACTCCTATCCATAATGTGATTACCATCATTTTTTGTACcattaagaaacaaaaagtaacTGTAAAAGATTATTAATTATAACACATCTGGATTCAGAGATGACAAAATGTGAAAGACTGTGACTCAATCAATGATTATAAAATGTTATCCTATTTTTCCAGTCATCCAGTCAACCCTGTGTCTCAGCTCCTATTTCCTCAATCCACATATTCAATATCATCAGGAGTAATGATTCTTCCTTTACAAAGTCTCTTAATATCCATTTTCTTTATAGGTTTACTCTAAGCATTCGTACAAAGCCAACTGTACTGTAACTGGCTTCTGAGACTGTCTCTGCCCAGCCAAACCCTCTGCATACCAATAACAagttaattttcctaaaatatttgtaagcattttattttttatttcctttaagttAGACTCCTTATTACcactagaataaaatccaagcttACTTGGCCCAGCTGTGACAGACATTGCTAATTGCATACAATATCCAttcttctctaattttgtttGAGGCACTTACATACCCAACTAATATACATGTCTTCCCAGATTCCCCTGCAGCTGGGAAAGACCACGTGACATAATCTGGCAGaagtttttaaaggatttttggGAACATTTGTACTTTCCTGATACAAGCACTGCCCCTTTTGAGAATATGAAGCTAAATAAGATGAGGCAAGCATCTTCTAACTATGAAGCAATACGCACATGGATAAAATGGACAAACTAAGGATGATGGATTATAAATATACAAGGTGCCTAGGCCACTAATTACATTGTAGAGCCACTGTACTAGTCCTGGCCTTCCTATTTCTGAACAAGtttatgtgataaaaataaaatcctgtttGGTTTAAGCCATACTGAAGGGATTCTGTTATATGCAGTTAAATGTGATCCTAACTGAAACTAGTGTTCAAGGCTCTTCATAACATGCTCTCAACGGCTCATTACGTCTTACCTCCCATTATTCCCCATACTAGTAGGCTTCCACGCTTTATTCACATCATTCTGCACTGAATTCACCGCTTACCAAACATGCAATGCCCTTCCACACCTCCACgcttttatacatttttcaaagaaatgtcaTTCCTTCACCTGAGCAAACTCCTACTTACTGAGTAAGGTCCAGCTCAAATATACAATGTTAACTTGCTCTTTCCTTTGTGAACCTGTAACATTTTGTTCTTACCTCTAGCCTAGCGTTAATTGTTGATTTACACATCTGCTTCCTCAATTAGACTGTTAACTCCTCAGATGCAGGGActatgtctttttcattgtttccagaatgtttggcacacagtaagttttcaataaatattttaataaagaataaaacactaaCTGGACTTCTTAAAACTGGTGTTTTTTGCATTGAAAGTAATTCACAATTTATATATCTATCTGCCTTTGACCCATCAGATATTGttcaactattttctttcttccccagtgcataacttgtaaaaaaaaaaaaaattacagtataATAGCATCTAAAAAAATCCAGTTATCatgttttattcttcttaatATTTCCTACAGAACCCAGGCCGAAATTATCTAATAGGCACTTAGAAATGCTTGAATTGACTTTACAGCATCATGAAAAACACAGAAGACATTATACCTATGGAGGAAGACTGTGGACTAATCAGAAGGTCCTCTTGGACTTGTTCACTTCCTGGCACTGTCTGCTGATCACTCAGTGAACTCTGAGAAGCACTGACAGGCTGGGACACTTCCTCATGGACCTCCTCATCACTTAGCCTTTCTACTTTGACCCGGACATCTTCTTCAGTACCCAGAGGCAAGGTAGCTTTTGTGCTCTCACAAGTCACATAATCAGCCATTCTTCTACCTGTCTCAGATGGGCCAGGTAATTCTAAAGTCCGGGTATTTTCTGCCTGCTTAACCTTATCAGGCTGAATCCTTCGATCAATTCCAAAAGGAAAAGTCCAGGGAAAAGCTAAAGAAGAGTCAACTGGTTGACTTCTATTTTCTGAGTAGgaagctgaagaattcaataccTGGGGAGAACTTGTTTGTGTGCCACACTTTACAGGACTTTCAGGAGACATAACAATGTAGCTTTTGCGCTTTCTCCGGGATTCTCGGCAGACAGGAGTGGTTCTTTCAACCACACTGCACTCTGAAGACACTGGGGAAATGCTTCCATCTCGAGAAGTAAAATTGCAGTTAGAGTTATTTTCTTGTCCAGCATCTAGACCCTTTTCCGGTTGGCTGTTGGGTGTATTCCATAAAATGCTTGATTTCATGAACTCTGAGCAGGTGCTAGCAACACTAAACATTTGCATATAGCTGGCTGCAGCCAGAACATCAATAATATTTTCTGTGTTAATTGACAGAGTGGCTGTGTAAGCATATTCCAAAAGGGGTATAAAGCCAGTCACTGTAACATGA
The Equus caballus isolate H_3958 breed thoroughbred chromosome 7, TB-T2T, whole genome shotgun sequence genome window above contains:
- the ZBTB44 gene encoding zinc finger and BTB domain-containing protein 44 isoform X2 — protein: MGVKTFTHSSSSHSQEMLGKLNMLRNDGHFCDITIRVQDKIFRAHKVVLAACSDFFRTKLVSQAEDENKNVLDLHHVTVTGFIPLLEYAYTATLSINTENIIDVLAAASYMQMFSVASTCSEFMKSSILWNTPNSQPEKGLDAGQENNSNCNFTSRDGSISPVSSECSVVERTTPVCRESRRKRKSYIVMSPESPVKCGTQTSSPQVLNSSASYSENRSQPVDSSLAFPWTFPFGIDRRIQPDKVKQAENTRTLELPGPSETGRRMADYVTCESTKATLPLGTEEDVRVKVERLSDEEVHEEVSQPVSASQSSLSDQQTVPGSEQVQEDLLISPQSSSIGSVDEGVTEGLPTLQSTSSTNAHAEDDDRLENVQYPYQLYIAPSTSSTERPSPNGPDRPFQCPTCGVRFTRIQNLKQHMLIHSGIKPFQCDRCGKKFTRAYSLKMHRLKHEVIS